One window of the Eucalyptus grandis isolate ANBG69807.140 chromosome 8, ASM1654582v1, whole genome shotgun sequence genome contains the following:
- the LOC104414111 gene encoding UDP-glycosyltransferase 91A1 — protein sequence MAETRDSLHIVMLPWLAFGHMMPYLELAKLMAGKGHRISFLSAPRNIDRIPKPPSDLASLISFVKLPLPAVEHLPEGAEATSDLPYNKIQYLKKSYDMLQEPVAQFLESSDPDWIMYDFAPYWAGSIASRLGIRSVFFSIMTGACLGFLGPVWALKGGDYRKTPEDFTKRPNWVPFPTRVAFRHFEIKKIFDAVIGNASGVTDLYRFGAGQESCDIIALRSSYEVEPEWLSLLRDIHTKPIFPVGLLPPRDPETRGEMDSWRSIKEWLDSQKKGTVVYVAFGSEAKPSQIELTEIALGLELSGLPFFWVLKTRLGSSDTESVVLPNGFEERVKGHGVVWDSWVPQLNILAHDSVGGFLTHAGWSSVVEALSFERALILFTFLADQGLNARFLEERQIGYPIPRNESDGSVTRQSVAESLRLVMVEEKGRVYREKAKEMRPIFGDKEIQERYVNNLLNYLKEHRPVKHLKSKGITI from the coding sequence ATGGCCGAAACACGTGACAGTCTCCACATAGTGATGCTTCCATGGTTAGCCTTTGGCCACATGATGCCATACTTGGAGCTAGCCAAGTTGATGGCCGGAAAGGGTCACCGGATATCGTTCCTATCAGCCCCGAGAAACATAGATCGCATCCCTAAACCCCCTTCAGACCTCGCCTCTCTCATCAGCTTCGTGAAGCTCCCCTTACCAGCCGTCGAACACTTGCCAGAAGGCGCCGAAGCCACCAGCGACTTGCCCTACAACAAGATCCAATACCTCAAGAAGTCTTACGACATGCTCCAAGAACCCGTGGCCCAGTTCCTCGAATCTTCGGATCCCGATTGGATCATGTACGATTTCGCCCCGTATTGGGCCGGCTCGATCGCTTCTAGGCTCGGTATAAGGAGTGTTTTCTTCAGTATTATGACTGGTGCCTGCTTGGGCTTCCTTGGGCCAGTATGGGCTTTAAAGGGGGGAGACTACAGAAAAACTCCGGAGGATTTCACGAAGCGCCCCAACTGGGTTCCGTTCCCGACAAGGGTCGCATTCCGCCACTTCGAGATCAAGAAGATTTTCGATGCGGTTATAGGCAATGCGTCGGGCGTCACAGATTTATATCGCTTTGGGGCAGGCCAAGAAAGTTGTGACATAATAGCACTTAGAAGCAGCTATGAGGTCGAACCCGAATGGTTGAGCCTCCTCAGGGATATCCACACCAAGCCAATCTTCCCCGTTGGGCTACTACCCCCACGCGATCCCGAGACGCGAGGCGAAATGGACTCGTGGCGGTCAATCAAGGAATGGCTAGATTCGCAGAAGAAAGGTACCGTGGTATATGTGGCATTTGGGAGCGAGGCCAAACCAAGCCAAATCGAATTGACTGAGATCGCCCTAGGGCTAGAGCTTTCGGGGTTACCGTTTTTCTGGGTACTCAAGACTCGGCTCGGCTCATCCGACACCGAGTCGGTCGTGTTGCCGAACGGTTTTGAGGAGCGAGTCAAAGGGCATGGTGTGGTTTGGGATAGCTGGGTGCCTCAGCTCAATATACTCGCGCACGACTCGGTGGGCGGGTTCTTGACTCATGCCGGGTGGAGTTCGGTGGTGGAGGCGCTAAGCTTCGAGAGAGCCCTTATACTTTTCACATTCTTGGCAGATCAAGGACTAAATGCGAGGTTCTTGGAGGAGAGACAGATTGGGTATCCGATACCAAGGAATGAGTCCGATGGGTCGGTCACAAGGCAGTCCGTGGCCGAGTCGCTAAGGCTGGTGATGGTGGAAGAGAAGGGTAGGGTTTACCGAGAGAAAGCAAAGGAGATGAGGCCTATATTTGGGGACAAGGAGATCCAAGAACGTTATGTCAACAACCTTCTCAACTATCTGAAGGAACACAGGCCTGTGAAACACCTGAAATCAAAGGGGATCACAATATGA